The Desulfuromonas versatilis genome has a segment encoding these proteins:
- the nrfD gene encoding NrfD/PsrC family molybdoenzyme membrane anchor subunit, which yields MTTLALPKRPGEILWFGLLGAGMLAGAVAVAMVLVKGHAHVYNVTREIPWGILISTYVFFVVSSTGLCLVSSLGDVWGFEKFEIIGRRGHLLAILTLVTGFGTMAMELNHPIRMGIYAIISPNFTSAIWWMGALYGLYLVLLICEFTFLMLGNRRLAFISGLLGFFAAITAHSNLGAVFGLLEARHYWYGSFMPIYFILSALVSGGALTALIVYFNHKARGRELSPKYAEFMLTMGKLQALFLGILMFFVVWKIIPGLYGQPPEKYEATMALINGPLAVNFWFFEVLIGMLIPFLILVNPKTRTVFGVMFAGMMTTIGIFFMRYDLVIAGQLVPMREDSARGAHGLLSYFPSLAEIAIVIGAIAVCLFLYTLAEKIFDLEGGHRH from the coding sequence ATGACCACGCTCGCCTTACCCAAACGGCCCGGGGAAATCCTCTGGTTCGGCCTGCTCGGCGCGGGGATGCTCGCCGGGGCGGTAGCCGTGGCCATGGTCCTGGTCAAGGGGCATGCCCACGTCTACAACGTGACCCGCGAGATCCCCTGGGGGATTCTCATTTCGACCTACGTCTTCTTCGTCGTCTCCAGCACCGGGCTCTGCCTGGTGTCGAGCCTCGGCGATGTCTGGGGCTTTGAGAAATTCGAGATTATCGGCCGGCGCGGGCACCTGCTGGCGATCCTCACCCTGGTGACCGGGTTCGGCACCATGGCGATGGAGCTCAACCACCCGATCCGCATGGGGATCTACGCCATCATCAGCCCGAACTTCACCTCGGCCATCTGGTGGATGGGCGCCCTGTACGGGCTCTACCTGGTGCTGCTGATCTGCGAATTCACCTTCCTGATGCTGGGCAACCGGCGGCTGGCCTTTATCAGCGGCCTGCTCGGCTTCTTCGCCGCCATCACCGCCCACTCCAACCTCGGCGCCGTTTTCGGCCTGCTGGAAGCCCGCCATTACTGGTACGGCTCCTTCATGCCGATCTACTTCATCCTCTCGGCCCTGGTATCGGGCGGGGCCCTGACGGCCCTGATCGTCTACTTCAACCACAAGGCCCGCGGCCGGGAACTCTCCCCGAAGTACGCCGAGTTCATGCTCACCATGGGCAAGCTGCAGGCCCTGTTCCTGGGCATCCTGATGTTCTTCGTGGTCTGGAAGATCATCCCCGGGCTCTACGGCCAGCCGCCCGAGAAATACGAGGCGACCATGGCCCTGATCAACGGCCCGCTGGCGGTGAACTTCTGGTTCTTCGAGGTGCTGATCGGCATGCTCATCCCCTTCCTGATCCTGGTCAACCCCAAGACGCGCACCGTCTTCGGCGTCATGTTTGCCGGCATGATGACAACCATCGGGATCTTCTTCATGCGCTACGATCTGGTTATCGCCGGTCAACTGGTCCCCATGCGCGAAGATTCAGCCAGGGGCGCCCATGGCCTGCTGAGTTATTTTCCATCTTTGGCTGAAATTGCCATCGTCATCGGCGCTATCGCCGTCTGCCTCTTTCTCTACACCTTGGCGGAAAAGATATTTGACCTCGAAGGCGGGCACCGCCATTAA
- a CDS encoding thioredoxin family protein: MKKIQILGTGCAKCNQLAANVKEAAQVLGEEVVFEKVTQINDIMKFGCMTTPGLAIDGKVVSQGKVLNPDQIMKLMRPIAAE, translated from the coding sequence ATGAAAAAGATTCAGATTCTCGGAACCGGCTGCGCCAAGTGCAACCAACTGGCCGCCAACGTCAAAGAGGCCGCCCAGGTGTTGGGCGAAGAGGTGGTGTTCGAAAAGGTCACCCAGATTAACGACATCATGAAATTCGGTTGCATGACCACCCCGGGGCTGGCCATCGACGGCAAAGTCGTCTCTCAGGGAAAAGTTCTCAACCCGGACCAGATCATGAAACTCATGCGACCGATCGCGGCTGAATAA
- a CDS encoding ArsR/SmtB family transcription factor: MDQKRKNHLEARARVLKAMAHPTRLFIIEELEKEERCVCDLTEMIGADVSTVSKHLSVLKQAGIVVDDKRGNQVFYRLRVPCILNFFGCVESVLETQVREQSALLEAVGK; the protein is encoded by the coding sequence ATGGATCAGAAACGGAAAAATCACCTCGAAGCCCGCGCCCGGGTCCTCAAGGCCATGGCTCACCCGACCCGGTTGTTCATTATCGAAGAGTTGGAGAAAGAGGAGCGCTGCGTCTGCGATCTGACTGAGATGATCGGGGCCGACGTCTCCACCGTTTCCAAGCACCTGTCGGTGCTGAAGCAAGCCGGCATCGTGGTCGATGACAAGCGGGGCAACCAGGTCTTCTACCGCTTGCGGGTACCCTGCATTCTTAACTTTTTCGGCTGTGTGGAATCGGTGCTGGAAACCCAGGTGCGGGAGCAGTCGGCTCTGCTTGAGGCTGTCGGGAAATAA
- a CDS encoding permease → MNWSREWKPLAAIIAIFIACYYLPVDWLQQSQRVENALWESLHLVKWYAQEHVLLCLVPAFFIAGAVGVFVSQAAVMRYLGPKANKLLAYGVASVSGTILAVCSCTILPLFAGIYRMGAGLGPASAFLYSGPAINILAIVLTGAVLGPAMGIARAVGAVVFAVVIGLLMHLFFRREELEKVEAAAAMPEPEVARPLWQNALYFGSMVGILVFANWGRPADPSGLWQAIYAAKWTLTGLFALALAAILVAWFKVGKWHMLIASLPVAALALTLPEHPSLAFITGAVGLSSLTATGRDDDGELREWFSTSWDFAKKILPLLFWGVLIAGALLGRPDHEGLIPSGWIAGLVGGNSLWANLFASVVGAFMYFATLTEVPILQGLIGAGMGKGPALALLLAGPALSLPNMLVIRSVMGTKKTVVFVGLVILMATLSGLIYGALVS, encoded by the coding sequence ATGAACTGGTCGAGGGAATGGAAGCCGCTGGCAGCGATCATTGCCATCTTTATCGCCTGCTATTATCTGCCGGTGGACTGGCTTCAGCAGTCGCAACGGGTGGAGAACGCCCTGTGGGAATCGCTCCACCTGGTCAAGTGGTATGCCCAGGAGCACGTGCTGCTCTGCCTGGTGCCAGCCTTTTTCATTGCCGGTGCGGTGGGGGTCTTCGTCAGCCAGGCGGCGGTGATGCGGTACCTCGGGCCCAAAGCGAACAAGCTGCTGGCCTACGGGGTCGCCTCGGTGTCGGGAACCATCCTGGCGGTCTGTTCCTGCACCATTTTGCCGCTCTTCGCCGGCATCTACCGCATGGGCGCGGGGTTGGGCCCGGCAAGCGCCTTTCTCTACTCGGGGCCGGCCATCAACATCCTGGCCATCGTTTTGACCGGAGCGGTACTCGGCCCGGCGATGGGCATCGCCAGGGCGGTGGGTGCGGTCGTTTTCGCCGTCGTTATCGGGCTGCTCATGCATCTGTTTTTCCGCCGGGAAGAGCTCGAAAAGGTTGAGGCGGCCGCCGCCATGCCTGAACCGGAGGTGGCCCGGCCCCTGTGGCAGAATGCTCTCTATTTCGGCAGCATGGTCGGCATCCTGGTCTTCGCCAACTGGGGGCGCCCGGCGGACCCCTCGGGGCTGTGGCAGGCGATCTACGCCGCCAAGTGGACTCTCACCGGGCTCTTCGCCCTGGCGCTGGCGGCGATTCTGGTCGCCTGGTTCAAGGTCGGTAAGTGGCACATGCTGATCGCCAGCCTGCCGGTTGCAGCCCTTGCCTTAACCCTGCCGGAGCATCCCTCGCTGGCCTTTATCACCGGCGCGGTGGGGCTCTCCTCCCTGACGGCCACCGGCAGGGACGACGACGGCGAGCTGCGCGAATGGTTTTCCACCAGTTGGGATTTCGCCAAGAAGATTCTGCCGCTGCTCTTCTGGGGGGTGCTGATTGCCGGGGCGCTGCTCGGCCGCCCCGACCACGAGGGGCTGATTCCCTCCGGCTGGATCGCCGGCCTGGTTGGCGGCAACTCCCTGTGGGCCAACCTGTTCGCCTCGGTGGTGGGGGCCTTCATGTATTTCGCCACCCTGACCGAGGTGCCGATCCTGCAGGGGCTGATCGGCGCCGGCATGGGCAAGGGGCCGGCCTTGGCGCTGCTGCTGGCCGGTCCCGCCCTCTCGCTGCCGAACATGCTGGTCATCCGCAGCGTCATGGGCACGAAAAAAACAGTTGTCTTTGTCGGTCTGGTCATCCTGATGGCCACCCTTTCGGGGCTGATCTACGGAGCCCTGGTCAGTTAG
- a CDS encoding 4Fe-4S dicluster domain-containing protein, producing MKNKRFAIVLDTRRCIDCKACTVACKAENNVPLGRDNHRNWVTEEPLRGSYPNLGQSFTPGQCMQCGNTPCERVCPTRATGVNQDGIVTVEEKKCIGCKYCMTACPYNARYYNEEIEAVDKCTFCAHRVYSGRLPACVETCPTKVRVFGDLNDPQSEVSKLLAKNPHRVLKPEMGTKPYLFYLI from the coding sequence ATGAAGAACAAACGATTCGCCATCGTGCTCGATACCCGCAGGTGTATCGACTGCAAGGCCTGCACGGTGGCCTGCAAGGCTGAAAACAACGTCCCCCTGGGCCGGGACAACCACCGCAACTGGGTAACCGAGGAACCACTGCGCGGCAGCTATCCCAACCTTGGCCAGAGCTTCACCCCCGGCCAGTGCATGCAGTGCGGCAACACCCCCTGCGAGAGGGTCTGTCCGACCCGCGCTACGGGCGTCAACCAGGACGGCATCGTCACCGTCGAGGAGAAAAAGTGCATCGGCTGCAAGTACTGCATGACCGCCTGCCCTTACAACGCCCGCTACTACAACGAGGAAATCGAGGCCGTCGACAAGTGCACCTTCTGCGCCCACCGCGTCTATTCCGGCCGGCTGCCGGCCTGCGTCGAGACCTGCCCGACCAAGGTCCGGGTGTTCGGCGATCTCAACGATCCCCAGAGCGAGGTGTCGAAGCTGCTGGCGAAAAACCCGCACCGGGTCCTCAAGCCGGAGATGGGCACCAAGCCGTACCTGTTCTATCTGATTTGA